From one Halothece sp. PCC 7418 genomic stretch:
- the psbZ gene encoding photosystem II reaction center protein PsbZ → MTILFQLALGALVFLSFVMVIGVPVAYASPQNWEQSKSLIFVGSGAWLVLVVAVGVLNFFVV, encoded by the coding sequence ATGACTATTTTGTTTCAACTCGCGCTTGGTGCGTTGGTATTTCTATCTTTTGTGATGGTAATTGGTGTTCCTGTTGCCTATGCCTCCCCCCAAAATTGGGAACAGTCTAAAAGTCTGATTTTTGTCGGCTCTGGTGCTTGGCTGGTTTTAGTGGTAGCAGTAGGTGTTTTAAACTTTTTTGTGGTTTGA